One Pseudomonas tolaasii NCPPB 2192 genomic window carries:
- a CDS encoding GntR family transcriptional regulator has protein sequence MSNAPNLGVAPSTSEVIAKYLRNAIISGEIAEDDPIRQDDIAKSFNVSKIPVREALKRLEAEGLVEFQRNRGAMVTRISEAELAQIFEVRVLLEAEITRYAIPNLTEEHFTRAYAILDDFLTGEDAGRWAEMNWAFHACIYEAAQRPFMFNLIRSIHDKIERYLRMQIVLSDGKATADAEHRAIVKACQARDVELAVKLIEEHIHGVCSTLFEHLPKSR, from the coding sequence CTGTCCAATGCCCCGAACCTCGGTGTGGCGCCCTCGACGTCGGAAGTCATCGCCAAATACCTGCGAAACGCGATCATCTCCGGGGAAATTGCCGAAGATGATCCGATTCGTCAGGACGACATTGCCAAATCCTTCAACGTCAGCAAGATCCCGGTGCGCGAAGCCCTCAAGCGCCTGGAAGCCGAAGGCCTGGTGGAGTTCCAACGCAATCGCGGGGCCATGGTCACGCGTATCAGCGAGGCGGAACTGGCGCAGATTTTCGAAGTTCGGGTGTTGCTTGAGGCAGAAATCACCCGCTACGCAATTCCCAATCTCACGGAAGAACATTTCACCCGTGCCTATGCCATCCTCGATGACTTTCTGACAGGTGAAGATGCGGGCCGGTGGGCAGAAATGAACTGGGCGTTTCACGCGTGCATTTACGAAGCGGCGCAGCGGCCGTTTATGTTCAACCTGATTCGCTCGATCCACGACAAGATCGAACGTTACTTGCGCATGCAAATCGTGCTGTCCGACGGCAAGGCCACCGCCGATGCCGAGCATCGCGCCATCGTCAAAGCCTGCCAGGCGAGGGATGTGGAATTGGCGGTCAAGCTCATTGAAGAACACATCCATGGCGTGTGTTCCACGCTGTTCGAGCACCTGCCCAAGTCACGTTGA
- a CDS encoding TetR/AcrR family transcriptional regulator: MNDHGYHQTLKETKRKAIVCAAMELFLEQGYERTSLQQIGKRADVSTATLFKRFPTKAALFEAMIEDFWAVPPPCPEKALSEDPAIGLRFMGVGYAMLLRSPDMQAVYRLIIAEAPRFPDLGHMVYGKAKGPFLARLEEYLRIQADAGRVKIDDFAKVANQFLAVITGQVFWPELIGVGCGGRDEDVGEIVEEAVSLILAKYAT; the protein is encoded by the coding sequence ATGAACGACCACGGTTATCACCAGACCCTGAAAGAAACGAAGCGCAAGGCAATTGTCTGCGCCGCGATGGAGCTGTTCCTGGAACAGGGCTATGAACGCACCTCGTTACAGCAGATAGGCAAACGGGCGGATGTGTCGACCGCCACGCTGTTCAAGCGATTCCCGACCAAGGCAGCTTTGTTTGAAGCGATGATCGAAGACTTCTGGGCCGTACCGCCGCCGTGTCCGGAAAAAGCGCTGAGCGAGGATCCTGCCATTGGCTTGCGATTTATGGGCGTGGGCTATGCAATGTTGTTGCGAAGCCCGGACATGCAGGCCGTGTACCGCCTGATCATCGCCGAAGCGCCGCGTTTTCCGGACCTGGGGCACATGGTTTACGGGAAAGCCAAGGGCCCATTCCTGGCACGCCTGGAGGAGTACCTGCGCATTCAAGCGGACGCCGGGCGAGTAAAAATCGACGACTTTGCGAAGGTGGCCAACCAGTTTCTGGCTGTTATTACCGGCCAGGTTTTTTGGCCGGAACTGATCGGCGTCGGCTGTGGCGGAAGGGATGAAGACGTCGGTGAAATTGTCGAAGAGGCGGTGAGCCTGATCCTCGCAAAATATGCCACCTGA
- a CDS encoding aldehyde dehydrogenase family protein, which yields MKRYLKHYIDGKWVESEGGKRHAVINPANEQPVSEITLGSQVDVDKAVAAAKKAFRSYRQSSVSDRIALLERIIEGYKARSADIAAALSEEMGAPIVFANLAQVPVGLGHFVNTLAALKEYAFEERIGDSRVVHEPLGVVGMITPWNWPLNQICAKVGPALAAGDTIVLKPSEEAPGCAVILAEILDAAGVPAGVFNLVNGDGPGVGAAISSHKDVDMVSFTGSTRAGIAVAQAAALTVKRVHQELGGKAPNLVLKGANLDEVLPPTVAGILVNSGQSCIAPTRLLVHESQLGDAIAAVKNIMESTPVADPAQPGNQIGPVVNKAQFEKIQGLIQSALDEGATLVTGGVGRPDGHTVGYFVKPTVLAGVTPDMHIYREETFGPVATLTQYTDTDDPIEMANDTVYGLSAVISGDPAEAARVAPHLRAGLVTINTWRGVGAAPFGGYKQSGNGREGGKYGITDFMEVKTIVGAPLSA from the coding sequence ATGAAGCGCTATCTGAAGCACTATATCGACGGTAAATGGGTCGAGAGTGAGGGTGGCAAGCGCCACGCCGTCATCAACCCGGCGAACGAGCAGCCCGTCAGCGAGATCACCCTGGGAAGCCAGGTAGACGTCGACAAAGCCGTCGCAGCCGCAAAAAAAGCCTTTCGCAGCTACCGCCAGAGCAGCGTGAGCGACCGCATTGCGCTGCTTGAGCGCATTATCGAGGGATACAAGGCAAGGTCGGCAGACATCGCCGCGGCCCTTAGCGAAGAGATGGGCGCGCCGATTGTTTTTGCCAACCTGGCTCAGGTGCCGGTCGGGCTCGGGCACTTCGTCAACACGCTGGCGGCGCTGAAGGAATACGCGTTCGAAGAGCGCATCGGTGACAGCCGCGTGGTGCACGAACCCCTCGGCGTCGTCGGCATGATCACGCCCTGGAACTGGCCGCTCAATCAGATCTGCGCCAAGGTCGGGCCTGCATTGGCCGCCGGCGATACGATCGTGCTCAAGCCCTCCGAAGAAGCGCCGGGCTGTGCGGTGATCCTTGCCGAGATTCTCGACGCCGCCGGCGTGCCCGCCGGGGTGTTCAACCTGGTCAACGGTGACGGCCCTGGCGTGGGCGCGGCCATCAGCAGCCACAAGGATGTGGACATGGTCAGCTTCACCGGCTCAACCCGCGCAGGCATCGCCGTGGCGCAGGCGGCCGCGCTGACGGTCAAAAGGGTTCACCAGGAACTCGGCGGAAAGGCCCCCAACCTGGTGCTCAAGGGCGCCAATCTCGATGAGGTGCTGCCGCCAACGGTCGCGGGAATTCTGGTTAACAGCGGCCAAAGCTGCATCGCACCGACGCGCCTGCTCGTGCATGAAAGCCAGCTCGGCGACGCCATTGCAGCGGTAAAGAACATCATGGAGTCGACGCCCGTGGCTGACCCGGCGCAGCCGGGCAACCAGATTGGCCCCGTCGTCAACAAAGCCCAGTTTGAAAAGATCCAGGGCCTGATCCAGTCGGCGCTCGATGAAGGCGCGACGCTTGTCACAGGTGGTGTGGGCCGCCCTGATGGCCACACCGTCGGCTATTTTGTAAAACCAACGGTGCTCGCAGGCGTCACGCCAGACATGCACATCTACCGGGAGGAAACGTTTGGCCCGGTGGCCACCCTCACCCAATACACCGACACCGATGACCCGATCGAAATGGCCAACGACACGGTCTACGGCCTTTCAGCGGTAATTTCGGGTGACCCTGCCGAAGCGGCCAGAGTGGCGCCGCATCTGCGTGCAGGCCTGGTGACGATCAACACGTGGCGAGGTGTCGGGGCTGCGCCGTTCGGCGGTTACAAACAGTCGGGCAACGGCCGGGAAGGCGGCAAATACGGCATCACCGACTTCATGGAAGTCAAAACCATCGTCGGTGCTCCTCTGTCGGCGTGA
- the gcvA gene encoding transcriptional regulator GcvA, which produces MPPRLPPLNLLRGFEAAARHLSFTRAADELHITQAAISHQIKLLEEHLGVLLFERMIRKLRLTEEGRLLLPVIQTAFEQIGETVTALRAKQSSHALTVGLESSFGANWMSPRLGRFWAQHPGVDLRLHHSVQKTQFAHETVDLAVRWGDGDWPNLNAERLMGLAFTPVCSPELLARLPALLTPTDLGRHTLLHDYDHEGWREWLASSGAVGVKPESGMVIDDTNVLTQAAIDGQGVALCGLALVAGHLAAGRLVRPFKHTIATQSAYYVIYPPAAIKRAHIATFIRWLHEEAARDEIASQYA; this is translated from the coding sequence ATGCCCCCGCGTCTTCCTCCGCTTAATCTGTTGCGTGGTTTCGAGGCCGCAGCCCGGCATTTGAGCTTCACCCGTGCGGCCGATGAGCTGCATATCACGCAGGCAGCCATCAGCCACCAGATCAAGTTACTGGAGGAGCATCTGGGGGTACTGCTGTTCGAACGCATGATTCGCAAGTTGCGGCTGACAGAGGAGGGCCGCCTGCTATTGCCGGTTATCCAGACAGCCTTCGAGCAGATCGGCGAAACGGTCACGGCCCTGCGTGCGAAACAGAGCAGCCATGCCTTGACGGTAGGCCTGGAGTCTTCTTTTGGTGCCAACTGGATGTCACCCCGGCTGGGGCGGTTCTGGGCGCAGCATCCCGGCGTGGATCTGCGCCTGCACCACTCGGTGCAAAAGACTCAGTTCGCCCATGAAACGGTCGACCTGGCGGTGCGCTGGGGAGATGGTGACTGGCCGAACCTGAACGCCGAGCGCCTGATGGGGCTGGCCTTCACGCCCGTTTGCAGCCCCGAGCTGCTGGCCAGACTGCCTGCCTTGCTGACGCCCACCGATCTGGGCCGCCACACATTGCTGCACGACTACGACCACGAAGGCTGGCGGGAATGGCTCGCCAGTTCGGGGGCCGTGGGGGTCAAGCCGGAAAGCGGAATGGTCATAGACGACACCAATGTGTTGACCCAGGCTGCCATTGACGGCCAAGGGGTCGCCTTGTGCGGTCTTGCGTTGGTGGCGGGCCACCTGGCGGCCGGGCGTTTGGTCAGGCCTTTCAAACACACGATTGCCACGCAGTCGGCCTATTACGTGATTTACCCTCCCGCGGCGATCAAGCGTGCGCACATCGCGACATTCATTCGTTGGCTTCATGAAGAGGCGGCACGGGATGAGATAGCCAGTCAGTACGCTTAA
- a CDS encoding HD domain-containing protein, whose product MQRNQSLPTFTSFAESTAQDWHRIEKLCDAYERGLADRVLNNLQTLKGSTLGFPVDRYEHSLQAATRAFRDGADEETVVCVLLHDIGDDIAPYNHGELVAAILKPYISPENHWMLCKHAIFQGYYYFHHIGRDRNERDKYRDHPAFERTARFCERWDQTAFDPDYDTLPLEHFEPMVRRIFGRPSFGGVKAFA is encoded by the coding sequence ATGCAGCGCAATCAATCCCTACCCACCTTCACTTCTTTTGCCGAATCGACTGCACAGGATTGGCACAGGATCGAGAAACTGTGCGACGCGTATGAACGCGGCCTGGCAGACCGGGTGCTGAATAACCTGCAAACACTCAAGGGCAGCACCCTCGGCTTCCCGGTGGACCGTTATGAGCACTCCCTGCAAGCGGCAACCCGGGCGTTTCGCGACGGTGCCGATGAGGAAACCGTGGTCTGTGTACTGCTGCATGACATTGGTGATGACATCGCGCCTTATAACCACGGCGAGTTGGTCGCCGCCATTCTCAAACCCTATATCTCACCCGAGAACCACTGGATGCTGTGCAAACACGCGATTTTTCAGGGGTACTACTATTTCCACCACATCGGGCGCGACCGGAACGAGCGGGACAAGTACCGGGACCACCCTGCCTTCGAGCGCACGGCCAGGTTTTGCGAGCGTTGGGATCAAACCGCCTTCGACCCCGACTACGACACATTACCGCTGGAACACTTCGAGCCCATGGTGCGGCGGATTTTCGGGCGCCCGTCTTTTGGTGGTGTAAAAGCCTTTGCATAG
- a CDS encoding alpha/beta fold hydrolase, which produces MTHVGVQEEIPLPPGIRARYIEGVNGLTMHVLEAGFSAPDRPCIVLLHGFPELAYSWRNVLIGLSEQGFHVIAPDQRGYGRTTGWSTSYDADLRSFYLLNLVRDVMALVNALGRRSIAAVVGHDFGSPVAAYCALVRPDIFHSVVLMSAPFDGPPPLVSGPVDEPVMAERLAALSPPKKHYQHYFCTREANGDLVNAPEGLPAFLRAYFHVKSGDWPGNAPSALSAWTPDELARMPSYYIMGLQESMPEAVRPYAPTADCEWLSAEDLNFFAREFQRTGFQGGLNWYRCSVLADHARELSLFAGRTIDVPSCFIYGEKDWGAFQLPGALQKMQDSACSAMPRVESICGAGHWVQQEKASEVVRHILKFFKGKVRSP; this is translated from the coding sequence ATGACTCATGTGGGTGTGCAGGAAGAAATCCCATTGCCGCCAGGCATTCGCGCCCGATACATCGAAGGCGTCAACGGCTTAACGATGCATGTCCTCGAGGCGGGGTTTTCGGCGCCTGATCGCCCTTGCATCGTGCTGCTGCATGGTTTTCCGGAGCTTGCCTACAGCTGGCGCAATGTCCTAATTGGCTTGTCCGAACAGGGCTTCCACGTCATTGCACCCGACCAGAGGGGCTATGGACGTACCACGGGATGGAGCACGTCTTATGACGCCGACCTGCGATCCTTCTACCTCTTGAACCTGGTCCGGGACGTGATGGCCCTGGTGAATGCCCTTGGCCGGCGCTCGATCGCGGCCGTTGTCGGCCACGATTTCGGTTCGCCCGTGGCGGCGTACTGTGCGCTGGTGCGCCCCGATATTTTCCATTCGGTCGTGTTGATGAGTGCCCCATTCGATGGGCCGCCACCGCTGGTGAGTGGCCCGGTCGATGAACCCGTCATGGCTGAACGTCTTGCCGCCCTCTCGCCCCCCAAAAAACACTATCAACACTACTTTTGCACACGCGAGGCCAACGGTGACCTGGTCAATGCCCCCGAAGGGTTGCCCGCCTTCCTTCGCGCGTATTTTCATGTCAAAAGTGGCGACTGGCCGGGGAACGCCCCCTCTGCGTTGAGCGCGTGGACGCCCGACGAACTGGCCAGGATGCCGTCGTACTACATCATGGGGCTGCAGGAAAGCATGCCCGAGGCCGTCAGGCCTTACGCGCCCACCGCTGATTGTGAATGGCTGTCAGCCGAAGACCTGAACTTCTTTGCCCGGGAGTTTCAACGAACCGGGTTTCAGGGCGGCTTGAACTGGTATCGCTGCAGCGTCCTCGCCGATCACGCACGTGAACTGAGCCTGTTTGCCGGGCGAACGATAGATGTGCCCTCATGCTTTATTTACGGGGAGAAAGACTGGGGGGCCTTTCAACTTCCCGGCGCGCTGCAAAAAATGCAAGACTCGGCGTGTTCGGCGATGCCGCGTGTCGAATCCATTTGCGGCGCCGGTCACTGGGTTCAGCAAGAAAAAGCGTCTGAGGTCGTGCGGCACATCCTGAAGTTTTTCAAGGGAAAGGTTCGCAGCCCGTGA
- a CDS encoding LysR family transcriptional regulator, with translation MDYFTALTAFVEAAEGNNFSRAAERLGIKASTVSRYVKDLEQDLGIALFNRSTRTLHLTEGGQTFLIHARRVLDELEQAKAATSALNQHPRGVLKLNLPPAFARHHILPALNDFLLRYPQISVELVLDNNQVNLIHAGVDLAIRIGTLADSTLKARKLCDSQYRLVVSPAFCTVHPAPTSPQDLAALPAILGTQGTGDMTFVSADHVYPQAHGSCIRINDLDAQLIAARQGLGFALLPDWLVARSIDAGDLVVWLPQWRIHSAERAFAVWFVYPPKRIVSSKVRCFIDFIVERLGEAPGWK, from the coding sequence TTGGATTACTTCACCGCCCTCACCGCGTTCGTCGAGGCCGCCGAAGGCAATAACTTCTCCCGCGCCGCCGAGCGGCTCGGCATCAAGGCGTCCACGGTTTCACGCTACGTGAAAGACCTGGAGCAAGACCTGGGCATTGCGCTGTTCAACCGTTCCACCCGCACGCTGCACCTGACTGAAGGCGGCCAGACGTTCCTGATACACGCCCGCCGCGTGCTGGACGAGCTTGAGCAAGCCAAGGCAGCCACCTCAGCGCTGAACCAGCACCCCCGCGGAGTGCTGAAACTCAACCTGCCGCCCGCCTTTGCCCGCCACCATATTCTCCCGGCCTTGAACGACTTTCTGCTGCGCTACCCGCAAATCAGCGTCGAACTGGTGCTGGACAACAACCAGGTCAACCTCATCCACGCCGGCGTCGATCTGGCCATCCGCATTGGCACACTGGCCGACTCCACTTTAAAGGCACGCAAGCTCTGCGACAGCCAATACCGCCTGGTCGTCAGCCCGGCATTTTGCACCGTGCACCCGGCGCCGACTTCACCGCAAGACCTGGCCGCCTTGCCAGCGATACTCGGTACGCAAGGCACTGGCGACATGACCTTCGTATCCGCCGATCATGTGTACCCGCAGGCACACGGCAGCTGCATCCGCATCAATGACCTCGACGCGCAGTTGATCGCGGCGCGCCAGGGGTTGGGCTTCGCGTTGCTGCCGGATTGGCTGGTGGCGCGCAGTATCGACGCCGGCGACCTTGTGGTCTGGCTGCCGCAATGGCGCATCCACAGCGCGGAGCGGGCGTTTGCCGTGTGGTTCGTCTACCCGCCCAAGCGCATTGTGTCGTCCAAAGTCCGCTGTTTTATCGACTTTATCGTTGAACGCCTGGGCGAGGCGCCTGGCTGGAAATGA
- a CDS encoding cupin, which yields MNREFNAAPTDILQLDAEYFEYSKAANPISANLISRIPYHSFPASLYSSGPSRLVPLDLSDALGCEGPATGPGLCANFMRLNAGDTLSLQPNATSQVFYVIAGEGAVVQGEQEIQWSRGCFIALPGLQAAHFEATQDARLYYVHDEPLLRYLGVKPDADRFTATLYPAELANSKLREAADDPRAQDRSRISILLGNRNFPQTRTVTHVLWAMYGILPAGSVQKPHRHQSIALDFIIDCPAGCYSLVGTELDADGQIRNPVRVDWAPGLAFVTPPGYWHAHFNESDTEAFLIPIQDAGLQTYLRSLDIRFS from the coding sequence ATGAACCGTGAATTCAACGCAGCACCGACCGACATCCTCCAATTAGACGCCGAGTATTTCGAATACAGCAAAGCAGCCAACCCCATCAGCGCGAACCTGATCTCGCGCATTCCTTATCACAGCTTCCCGGCCTCGCTGTACAGCAGCGGGCCTTCGCGCCTCGTGCCGCTGGATCTCAGCGACGCCCTGGGGTGTGAAGGGCCGGCGACCGGGCCGGGGCTGTGCGCGAACTTCATGCGCCTGAATGCGGGCGACACCCTCAGCCTGCAACCCAATGCCACGTCTCAAGTGTTCTACGTGATCGCCGGGGAGGGCGCGGTGGTTCAGGGCGAGCAGGAGATTCAATGGTCGAGGGGCTGTTTTATCGCGCTGCCGGGTTTGCAGGCGGCCCACTTCGAGGCCACGCAGGATGCGCGTCTTTACTATGTGCACGATGAGCCGCTGCTGCGATATCTGGGGGTGAAACCCGATGCCGACCGTTTTACCGCGACGCTTTACCCGGCGGAGCTTGCCAATTCAAAGCTGCGTGAGGCCGCCGATGATCCCCGCGCGCAAGACCGCAGTCGCATCAGCATCCTGCTGGGCAATCGCAACTTCCCGCAGACGCGCACCGTGACCCATGTGTTGTGGGCCATGTACGGGATATTGCCGGCGGGGTCGGTGCAGAAACCCCACCGGCATCAGTCGATCGCGCTGGATTTCATCATTGACTGCCCGGCGGGATGTTACTCACTGGTTGGCACGGAGCTGGACGCGGACGGGCAAATACGCAACCCGGTGCGGGTGGACTGGGCGCCCGGCCTGGCCTTCGTGACGCCGCCAGGGTATTGGCATGCGCACTTCAATGAATCGGACACCGAGGCATTCCTGATTCCGATCCAGGATGCCGGGCTGCAGACTTACCTGCGCTCACTGGATATTCGCTTCAGTTGA
- a CDS encoding M48 family metalloprotease, which yields MSTPVLDISSLTPLPYHQQVVNHLKANEPAVWSWASSLGVQQEHAQDVRAQLLRDTYRLSPETHPQAYQACETALQRLQIRAPATLYQAADGAMNASLYYLAGEVHVVFYGPILERLDSQELLALLGHELAHYRLWSEHEGDYLTAERILNHAMADMNTPPSLEQTARLYSLHTEIYADRGAALVAGGPEASITSLVKVHTGIVSVDAGNYLQQARELDVENAQLSQGVSHPETFLRSQAVDSWWQQLPQTDAWLHKRLRGPLSLSRLDVTDQVELTALTRGFMASFIDTDILKSEAVLNQVRGFFPDWQGNETPLELGTLNAERIDASIHEYLHFIMLDLSLVDRDVRDEALLHAARMARKLGSADDFISVLKRDIKLPKRELDPLVRALKAEVDTWTQ from the coding sequence ATGAGTACCCCCGTGCTGGATATCAGCAGCCTGACGCCACTGCCCTACCACCAGCAGGTGGTCAATCACCTCAAAGCCAATGAGCCTGCCGTGTGGAGTTGGGCCTCATCCCTGGGGGTTCAGCAAGAACACGCCCAGGATGTTCGGGCGCAATTGCTCAGGGACACCTATCGCCTCAGCCCCGAGACTCACCCGCAAGCCTATCAGGCGTGTGAAACGGCCTTGCAGCGCTTGCAGATTCGGGCACCCGCCACGCTTTATCAGGCCGCAGACGGCGCGATGAATGCGAGCCTCTATTACCTCGCTGGTGAAGTGCATGTGGTGTTTTACGGGCCGATCCTTGAACGGCTCGACAGTCAGGAGTTGCTGGCGTTACTGGGGCACGAACTGGCCCATTACCGCTTGTGGTCGGAGCACGAAGGCGACTACCTCACGGCCGAACGTATTCTCAACCACGCCATGGCCGACATGAATACGCCGCCAAGCCTGGAGCAGACCGCGCGTCTCTACAGCCTGCACACCGAAATTTATGCCGATCGCGGCGCTGCTCTGGTGGCGGGCGGCCCTGAAGCGTCGATCACCTCGCTGGTCAAGGTTCACACCGGAATCGTCAGTGTCGACGCGGGCAATTATCTGCAGCAGGCCCGCGAGCTGGACGTCGAGAACGCACAACTGTCCCAGGGCGTGTCCCATCCCGAGACGTTTCTACGCTCCCAGGCAGTTGACAGCTGGTGGCAGCAACTGCCGCAGACGGATGCGTGGCTGCACAAGCGGTTGCGCGGCCCGTTGTCGCTCAGTCGCCTGGATGTGACGGACCAAGTGGAGCTGACCGCCCTCACCCGCGGCTTTATGGCCAGCTTTATCGACACCGATATCTTGAAGTCCGAAGCGGTCCTCAATCAGGTGCGCGGCTTCTTCCCAGACTGGCAGGGCAACGAAACGCCGCTGGAGCTGGGCACGCTGAATGCCGAGCGTATCGACGCAAGCATTCACGAATACCTGCACTTCATCATGCTCGATCTGTCCCTGGTGGATCGCGACGTGCGTGATGAAGCCTTGCTGCATGCTGCGCGAATGGCGAGAAAGCTCGGCAGCGCCGACGATTTTATCAGCGTACTCAAACGCGACATCAAACTACCCAAACGTGAGCTCGACCCGCTCGTTCGCGCGCTCAAAGCGGAGGTCGACACATGGACCCAATAA